One Bacteroidota bacterium genomic window carries:
- a CDS encoding LamG domain-containing protein yields MKKLTINLILLSMVCTFGQGYIYIWKNNAIVDSQAISNDLKISFKTTGPSQAGLVAWYPFNGNANDESGNGNNCTVTNCTLVPDRFGKLNRAYSFDGSNSTSIITGTANPVLSLSQVTLSAWVKIKGQGVDFPRIIGVAPSNTSDEKYGMFLNSTAPPRAVAFYSYPSINWSQTLFLNDNVWHHLLTTFDGSTVKIFIDGILDKTVFNVPALGQFTSGHVVAIGGGAFLGNDRFDGALDDLRIYNRVLSDVEIQALFHETGN; encoded by the coding sequence ATGAAGAAGTTAACAATTAATCTTATACTACTTTCGATGGTTTGCACATTTGGACAAGGTTACATCTATATCTGGAAAAACAATGCAATTGTAGATTCACAAGCGATTTCAAATGATTTGAAAATATCGTTTAAGACAACGGGCCCATCTCAAGCAGGTTTAGTCGCTTGGTATCCATTTAATGGAAATGCAAACGATGAGAGTGGAAACGGTAACAATTGTACAGTAACAAATTGTACTTTGGTCCCAGATAGATTTGGTAAGTTGAATCGAGCATATTCTTTTGATGGGAGCAATTCTACATCCATAATTACAGGTACTGCAAATCCAGTTCTATCTTTATCACAAGTAACATTAAGTGCTTGGGTAAAAATAAAAGGTCAAGGTGTAGATTTTCCAAGAATTATTGGAGTTGCCCCATCTAACACGAGTGACGAAAAATATGGGATGTTTCTTAATTCTACTGCACCTCCCCGAGCAGTAGCATTTTACAGCTATCCCTCAATTAATTGGAGTCAGACTCTATTTTTAAACGATAATGTTTGGCATCATCTATTGACTACATTTGATGGTAGCACCGTCAAAATATTTATTGACGGAATATTAGACAAAACTGTTTTTAATGTTCCTGCTTTAGGACAATTTACCAGTGGGCATGTTGTGGCCATCGGTGGCGGTGCTTTTCTTGGAAATGATCGATTTGATGGGGCCTTAGATGATTTGAGAATATATAACCGTGTTTTATCAGATGTAGAAATACAAGCTCTTTTTCACGAGACCGGTAATTGA
- a CDS encoding T9SS type A sorting domain-containing protein, whose protein sequence is MRHLALIFIFLFFTDGSSYAQSDSIFIESGGVIVKRYSLAEIDEITFDVTVGVKDEQGKNLPTEFFLSQNFPNPFNPSTKIQCYIPSAGKVKVRIFDINGRLVEEIFSGEKDQGEYTFSWDGTSSTQVASGVYLFSVQFNNSKLTKKIIYLK, encoded by the coding sequence ATGAGACACTTGGCACTAATTTTTATTTTTCTATTTTTTACCGATGGGAGTAGCTATGCGCAATCGGATTCAATTTTTATCGAGTCCGGAGGGGTGATTGTTAAACGATACTCTCTTGCTGAAATTGATGAAATAACCTTTGATGTTACAGTAGGTGTTAAAGATGAACAAGGCAAAAACCTGCCAACGGAGTTCTTTCTGAGCCAAAATTTTCCTAACCCGTTTAATCCATCAACAAAAATCCAATGTTATATTCCTTCTGCCGGGAAAGTGAAAGTGAGAATTTTTGATATCAATGGCAGGTTGGTTGAGGAGATTTTTTCGGGAGAGAAGGATCAGGGTGAGTATACTTTTTCTTGGGATGGGACAAGCAGCACACAAGTCGCGTCAGGGGTATATCTGTTTTCAGTGCAGTTCAATAATTCAAAATTGACAAAAAAAATCATTTACTTAAAGTAA
- a CDS encoding PorV/PorQ family protein, whose amino-acid sequence MAKRSLLSLLFILTITPLVYSQTAAGKYAGEFLAIGVGGRPLGMGGAFTAVANDITAAYYNPAGLAALDYPQLSLMHDQRYGNLVNYNYGGVAIPFGKDYTFAISALRLGVDGIYDTREALYDANGDGVLDIRTNDKLDYSKIKEFSNQDWAFYLSAAKRIDDRLSLGANFKVIRRDIAEYGATGIGFDIGASYRATDALFLGASVQDVTTTLVAWSTGRNELITPTLKLGAAYALEILGGVLLPAVDFDVRFENRKYAATMNVGPVSIDPHFGFEYSFKNVVMVRAGYNDVKQFTIGAGVKLPKLNIDYSFARFNMAEDDRLPDSHRISITLTLEEPKFKR is encoded by the coding sequence ATGGCAAAAAGAAGCCTTTTAAGCCTGCTTTTTATCCTTACAATAACGCCCCTTGTTTATTCACAAACCGCAGCCGGAAAGTATGCCGGTGAGTTCCTTGCAATTGGAGTCGGCGGAAGACCCCTCGGTATGGGTGGTGCCTTCACCGCAGTGGCTAACGACATTACAGCGGCATATTACAATCCTGCGGGACTTGCTGCTCTGGACTATCCACAGCTCTCATTGATGCACGACCAGCGCTACGGAAATCTCGTGAATTACAACTACGGAGGTGTAGCCATACCTTTTGGCAAGGACTATACTTTCGCAATCAGTGCCCTTCGCCTCGGAGTGGATGGAATTTACGATACCCGTGAAGCTCTCTACGATGCAAATGGCGACGGTGTTCTCGATATCAGAACGAATGACAAGCTTGACTATTCGAAAATAAAGGAATTCTCCAACCAGGACTGGGCTTTTTATCTCTCCGCTGCAAAAAGAATAGACGACAGACTCTCCCTCGGTGCCAATTTCAAGGTAATCCGCAGAGATATTGCCGAATACGGCGCAACGGGTATCGGTTTCGATATCGGCGCAAGTTACAGAGCTACCGACGCACTCTTCCTCGGTGCTTCCGTGCAGGATGTTACCACCACACTCGTTGCCTGGAGTACCGGACGAAATGAACTCATTACCCCGACACTGAAGCTCGGTGCCGCTTATGCTCTTGAAATTCTCGGTGGTGTCCTACTTCCTGCAGTCGATTTTGATGTCAGATTTGAAAACAGAAAATATGCCGCAACGATGAATGTGGGTCCCGTATCGATCGATCCCCACTTCGGATTTGAATACAGCTTCAAAAATGTGGTGATGGTAAGAGCCGGCTACAACGATGTAAAACAATTCACAATCGGTGCCGGTGTAAAACTCCCAAAACTTAATATCGACTACTCCTTCGCCCGTTTCAATATGGCTGAAGACGACAGACTGCCCGACTCACACAGAATCTCCATCACCCTTACACTCGAGGAACCGAAGTTTAAGAGATGA
- a CDS encoding putative DNA binding domain-containing protein, producing the protein MNTEKVIKELIKLPRESEWVEFKQNNADPSEIGEYISAISNSAALWNKTMGFICWGIENSSHMITGTNFKPTEVKMGNEELENWLLHQLNPRTHFSIHTEIIDDKMVVMFQIAAATQAPVTFKNEAYIRIGSYKKKLKDHLEKERLLWDILSNKRYEEEIALADLDEDNTIKLLTYPSLFELLGQPLPDNKKGIIDRLEKESFIKKNSNGNYDILNLGAILFAKDFNLFPRLSRKAIRIVVYKGTSRIETEREFTNNKGYATCFGEVVELVNSQLPQNELIGTAFRQNIKMYPEIAIRELIANALIHQDFFIAGAGPMVEIFSDRIEITNPGKPLIDTLRFIDEPPRSRNDAIAAFMRRINICEERGSGIDKVIFSVETFQLPAPDFQAIGDNTRAILYPPKVFKEMSREERIRACYQHCCLLYVSNKEMTNNSLRLRFRIAEENYSMVSRVISETVKAGFIRQKDSESKSRRFARYIPFWS; encoded by the coding sequence ATGAATACGGAAAAAGTTATTAAAGAATTGATCAAACTGCCTCGAGAAAGTGAGTGGGTAGAGTTCAAACAGAACAATGCAGACCCATCTGAAATTGGGGAATATATTTCTGCAATTTCTAACTCGGCTGCTCTGTGGAACAAGACAATGGGATTTATCTGCTGGGGAATTGAAAATTCGTCACATATGATAACGGGGACAAACTTCAAACCAACTGAAGTTAAAATGGGTAATGAAGAATTAGAAAACTGGCTGCTTCACCAATTGAACCCAAGGACCCATTTCTCAATACATACTGAGATAATTGACGATAAAATGGTTGTTATGTTTCAGATAGCTGCAGCAACGCAAGCACCGGTTACATTTAAGAATGAAGCTTATATCAGGATTGGATCGTACAAAAAGAAACTCAAAGACCACCTTGAGAAGGAACGATTACTATGGGATATCCTTTCAAATAAGCGATATGAGGAAGAAATTGCACTTGCTGACCTTGACGAAGACAATACTATTAAACTCCTGACCTATCCTTCATTGTTTGAACTCCTGGGTCAACCGCTGCCCGATAATAAAAAAGGAATCATTGACCGTTTGGAGAAAGAGTCTTTCATAAAAAAGAATTCAAACGGTAATTATGACATCTTAAATCTAGGTGCCATTCTTTTTGCGAAAGATTTTAATCTGTTTCCACGACTTTCACGCAAAGCTATCAGAATTGTTGTTTATAAAGGGACTTCAAGGATTGAGACTGAGCGGGAATTTACCAACAATAAAGGATATGCGACATGCTTTGGTGAGGTGGTTGAACTCGTTAACAGTCAGCTTCCGCAAAATGAGTTGATCGGGACAGCTTTCAGACAAAATATCAAGATGTATCCCGAGATTGCCATTAGAGAACTAATCGCTAACGCGTTAATCCATCAGGATTTCTTTATAGCCGGAGCCGGACCCATGGTAGAAATCTTCTCAGATCGTATCGAGATTACTAATCCGGGTAAGCCATTGATTGACACACTTCGTTTTATAGATGAACCGCCTCGATCAAGAAATGATGCCATTGCAGCCTTTATGAGAAGGATAAATATCTGTGAAGAAAGAGGTAGCGGTATTGATAAAGTCATTTTTAGCGTCGAGACATTTCAATTGCCAGCCCCTGATTTTCAAGCGATTGGAGATAATACCAGAGCGATACTTTACCCACCCAAGGTCTTCAAAGAGATGTCTCGCGAAGAGAGAATCAGAGCCTGTTACCAACATTGTTGCCTTCTTTATGTATCCAACAAGGAGATGACCAATAATTCTCTCCGCCTTCGATTTAGAATCGCAGAGGAAAACTATTCGATGGTTTCAAGAGTTATTTCCGAAACAGTTAAAGCCGGATTCATTCGTCAGAAGGATTCGGAAAGCAAGTCACGCAGATTTGCAAGATATATTCCATTCTGGTCATAA
- a CDS encoding T9SS type A sorting domain-containing protein: MILAIFFLMTTLPAQIQVTLPDMLKLFNAGDHHYGTNFDGQINIGEPGANKIYDFSYIPLSNEFSLNLQTNDIPVLAARYPGCVTFGETPQTVEKNPVFMFSPDSFYIVGQASLVPQWRFLHREPFDVFPLPVTYGANWSRYIKLTDSLFTTGGGLQQVDTSSSEYRSTVDGWGTLKIGQMQFQCLRVKREYLQYGDKDFVYLTKDGAFITFMTSAQNPDYGTVTGGGTILLAANLVGINDVSPLPTAFKLDQNFPNPFNPETVIRFSLPTADYARLEVFNSLGESVALLAEGPTAAGTHSVRFDASKLVSGIYFCRLATSTGILTGKMTLLK; encoded by the coding sequence ATGATCCTGGCAATTTTTTTCCTTATGACCACACTTCCCGCACAGATTCAGGTTACACTTCCCGATATGCTGAAACTGTTTAATGCGGGCGACCACCACTATGGAACAAATTTTGACGGGCAAATAAATATCGGGGAGCCCGGTGCAAATAAAATTTACGATTTCTCATATATCCCACTCTCAAACGAGTTCTCTCTCAATTTGCAGACTAACGACATTCCTGTTCTCGCTGCACGGTATCCCGGATGTGTAACCTTCGGGGAAACACCTCAAACAGTCGAGAAGAATCCTGTGTTTATGTTCTCGCCCGATTCGTTCTATATTGTTGGTCAGGCATCTCTCGTTCCGCAGTGGAGGTTTTTACACCGTGAACCGTTCGATGTTTTTCCTCTTCCGGTTACCTATGGAGCCAACTGGTCGCGATACATCAAACTGACAGATTCACTTTTTACTACGGGAGGGGGCTTGCAACAGGTGGATACTTCCTCGAGCGAATACCGCTCTACAGTCGACGGGTGGGGTACACTGAAGATTGGTCAGATGCAGTTTCAGTGCCTGAGGGTAAAAAGGGAATATCTGCAGTATGGTGATAAAGACTTTGTTTATCTTACAAAAGATGGTGCGTTTATTACATTTATGACCTCTGCTCAGAATCCCGATTACGGAACAGTTACGGGAGGAGGCACTATCCTCCTCGCCGCTAATCTTGTTGGTATAAATGATGTGTCGCCACTTCCGACTGCTTTCAAACTTGACCAGAATTTCCCGAATCCTTTCAACCCTGAAACGGTAATCAGGTTTTCGTTGCCGACTGCGGACTATGCCAGACTCGAGGTGTTTAATTCCCTCGGTGAGTCAGTGGCACTCCTTGCAGAAGGTCCAACTGCAGCGGGCACGCATTCTGTACGGTTCGATGCATCAAAACTTGTCTCGGGCATCTATTTCTGCCGTCTGGCCACATCAACCGGAATTCTTACCGGTAAAATGACACTTTTGAAATGA
- a CDS encoding nucleotidyl transferase AbiEii/AbiGii toxin family protein encodes MRSRIFDVSGKVDSNTVKLFTIINEISKESSITFFIIGAFAKELLLNYYHEIRTSRYTEDIDICIAVNNWQDYNRFTQRLIEKGGVQFDKVEHKIYFEQYARQLDILPYGFKEMGKIEWPKSGNLMEIEVYNLVKERNITVRVDHSPEVLVETCSLVGLFIIKLTIWHKMRSDRSKDAIDLFEIMANYYFTQKADRYFDEEIFDKVSTDSFDELLVGCFMLGKDIASQFPSSLVANVISMIVENIEEDEKSNLITVIAAENRFRDFEREYLVVKAAFLQLLSAIKSIYEAK; translated from the coding sequence ATGCGGAGTAGGATATTTGATGTGTCCGGGAAAGTAGATTCAAACACAGTTAAACTGTTTACAATTATAAATGAGATATCAAAAGAATCCAGTATCACTTTTTTTATAATCGGTGCTTTCGCAAAAGAACTTCTGTTAAACTACTATCATGAAATAAGAACTTCACGATATACAGAGGATATTGATATTTGTATTGCCGTAAACAATTGGCAGGATTACAACAGGTTCACCCAAAGGTTGATCGAAAAAGGGGGTGTGCAATTTGACAAAGTTGAACATAAAATATATTTTGAACAGTATGCACGCCAACTGGATATTCTGCCTTATGGTTTTAAGGAAATGGGGAAGATTGAATGGCCAAAGTCAGGCAATTTGATGGAAATTGAAGTTTACAACTTAGTCAAAGAAAGAAACATTACTGTGAGAGTGGATCACAGTCCGGAAGTTCTTGTGGAAACATGTTCACTTGTTGGGTTGTTTATCATAAAACTGACGATTTGGCATAAAATGCGTTCTGACAGGTCTAAAGATGCGATAGATCTCTTTGAGATTATGGCAAACTACTATTTTACACAAAAAGCTGACCGGTATTTCGATGAAGAGATATTTGACAAAGTGAGTACGGATTCTTTTGATGAACTATTGGTTGGATGTTTTATGTTGGGTAAAGACATTGCATCGCAATTTCCATCCAGTTTGGTGGCAAATGTAATTTCTATGATCGTAGAAAACATTGAAGAGGATGAAAAATCAAATCTTATTACTGTCATTGCGGCAGAAAATCGTTTCCGGGATTTTGAAAGGGAGTACCTGGTAGTGAAGGCGGCGTTTTTGCAGCTCTTATCTGCGATAAAGTCAATTTACGAGGCGAAATGA
- a CDS encoding DUF3696 domain-containing protein — protein MENSEKKTVSRKVIDREVIMRKYHVHIKNFRNLKDVKVTLSPLTILTGENGSGKSTLFKALLFLKHNHDHEAAKKLKYVIDDDINLGGWEHIANDPKKPISIKITEETWGYDHEVEEIYDIDNCPFELNPTDEYSEKMDDKFMGDLPQRSVKNGFIPLGRETIKGNSKLTRNRDSREFVYTDDQLSNINYNLSDTIKFTIRYLVRPFEPNISILDGQINPSKIRSYYCEFSNISCSDRKYTEIFGKVVFNLFKYFFRRNIWGPSNNEFEWSKINERLKDNFIEIVCEPSVIKTDSIFSVYLGLLLNLSFGEIEAAHLQILTSYVSKIIASENYKLPKEFDAMLLMGTTREIPKSRFFEETINENSYYGLFKYYQHLDYTDDLIDQTMKDYHTKTFHNWVLKFDFGEGVYTSNVDQIQRILLKQRESKSINLSEASSGTLQLLPVLFLITINNQNNLLFSVQQPELHLHPRLHSILVDYFIEHLSPTRRQNAPVWELVEVSDDELEEKVKAFNDKNYDFQKSFKKGNRLEFLTVPTHLIIETHSEHLLKKLQVLVSQGKTLQLWPEGYCSGEDVKLKDALSIYYFAKDKDGNTKAIEMELDDNGFFKTETPKGFFDESLELNRQLLLGRN, from the coding sequence ATGGAAAACAGCGAAAAAAAGACCGTATCGAGAAAAGTGATTGACCGCGAGGTTATCATGCGGAAATATCATGTTCACATCAAAAACTTCAGGAATCTGAAAGATGTGAAGGTGACGCTCAGTCCATTGACAATTCTGACGGGTGAAAACGGCTCCGGCAAAAGCACCCTCTTCAAAGCTCTCCTCTTCCTCAAACACAACCACGACCACGAAGCTGCCAAAAAACTCAAATATGTAATCGATGACGACATCAATCTCGGCGGCTGGGAACACATCGCCAACGACCCTAAAAAACCTATCTCAATCAAAATCACAGAGGAAACCTGGGGTTACGACCACGAAGTGGAAGAAATCTATGATATCGACAACTGCCCGTTTGAGCTGAATCCGACGGATGAGTATTCGGAGAAGATGGACGATAAGTTTATGGGAGATTTACCTCAAAGATCGGTAAAGAATGGATTTATCCCTTTGGGCAGAGAAACTATAAAGGGAAATTCAAAGTTAACAAGGAATAGAGATTCCCGGGAGTTTGTATACACTGATGATCAACTTTCCAATATTAACTATAACCTTAGCGATACGATTAAATTCACAATAAGATACTTGGTTCGACCATTTGAACCAAACATCTCGATTCTTGATGGACAAATTAATCCTTCAAAGATCAGAAGTTATTATTGTGAATTTTCAAATATTAGCTGTTCTGATAGAAAGTACACTGAGATTTTTGGTAAAGTGGTTTTCAATCTATTTAAATATTTCTTTAGAAGAAATATATGGGGACCTTCAAATAATGAGTTTGAGTGGAGTAAAATCAACGAGCGCCTGAAGGATAATTTTATTGAAATTGTATGTGAACCTTCTGTCATAAAGACTGACTCTATTTTTAGTGTTTATCTGGGTTTACTGCTTAACCTTTCCTTCGGAGAAATAGAGGCGGCTCATCTTCAAATTCTTACATCTTATGTATCAAAAATTATTGCCTCTGAAAACTATAAACTGCCAAAAGAGTTTGACGCCATGCTTTTGATGGGAACAACTCGAGAAATCCCAAAATCCAGATTCTTTGAAGAAACCATAAACGAAAATAGCTATTATGGTTTGTTTAAATATTATCAACATCTCGATTATACAGATGACTTGATCGATCAAACGATGAAAGACTACCACACAAAAACTTTTCACAATTGGGTGTTGAAATTTGACTTTGGAGAAGGTGTTTATACTTCGAATGTCGATCAGATACAAAGAATATTACTTAAACAACGCGAAAGTAAAAGTATCAACTTATCCGAAGCTAGTAGTGGTACTCTTCAATTATTACCCGTATTGTTTCTAATCACCATTAATAATCAAAACAATTTGTTATTCTCAGTTCAACAGCCAGAACTACATTTACATCCGCGACTTCACTCTATCCTTGTTGATTATTTCATTGAACATCTCTCTCCTACTAGACGACAAAACGCTCCAGTATGGGAGTTGGTTGAAGTCTCTGATGATGAATTGGAAGAAAAAGTCAAGGCTTTTAATGACAAGAATTATGATTTTCAGAAGTCCTTCAAAAAAGGGAACAGGCTTGAATTCCTTACCGTCCCCACCCATCTCATAATTGAAACCCACTCGGAGCACCTGCTTAAAAAACTTCAGGTACTTGTCTCACAGGGGAAGACACTCCAACTTTGGCCCGAGGGATACTGCTCCGGTGAGGATGTAAAACTCAAAGATGCCCTCTCCATTTATTATTTTGCCAAAGACAAAGACGGCAACACAAAAGCCATCGAGATGGAGCTTGACGACAACGGCTTTTTCAAGACGGAGACACCAAAAGGCTTTTTCGACGAAAGTCTGGAACTGAACAGGCAGCTTCTTCTCGGGAGGAACTGA
- a CDS encoding restriction endonuclease, with protein sequence MVPDFQSLMLPILKLFNDGNEHSTPEIRNTLALILNLSEADLDQSLPSGTQKTFVNRTAWAISYLKRGNLIEKTSRGKYVITSAGKEIVNSSIEKINIKLLRSLPGYQEIMGESKGIQEENIENNLIATPEEILESNYLEIRKNLALNLLIRIKESSPTFFENLVVELLVKMGYGGTIQEAGKSIGKSGDEGIDGIIKEDRLGLDIIYLQAKRWESIVGRPEIQKFVGALAGQGAKKGVFITTSSFSNEAKNYRPMNDTKIVLIDGQQLAELMIDYDLAVSTIKNYSLKKIDNDYFDSE encoded by the coding sequence ATGGTACCTGACTTTCAAAGCCTCATGCTCCCCATCTTAAAATTGTTCAACGATGGTAACGAACATTCAACTCCAGAAATTCGAAACACACTCGCGTTAATACTTAACCTTTCAGAAGCTGATCTCGATCAGTCACTTCCAAGTGGTACACAAAAAACATTTGTAAACCGTACCGCATGGGCGATTTCATATCTGAAGAGAGGAAATCTAATAGAGAAAACTTCAAGAGGCAAGTATGTAATTACTTCAGCGGGTAAGGAGATTGTCAACTCCTCCATAGAAAAAATAAATATAAAACTACTTAGATCTCTTCCGGGATATCAGGAAATAATGGGCGAATCAAAGGGAATTCAAGAGGAAAATATAGAAAATAATTTGATTGCGACTCCTGAAGAGATACTTGAAAGTAACTACCTCGAGATTAGAAAGAATCTCGCCCTCAATCTACTTATCCGCATCAAAGAAAGCAGTCCAACATTTTTTGAAAATTTGGTTGTTGAACTCTTGGTCAAAATGGGATACGGTGGTACAATCCAGGAAGCCGGCAAATCAATTGGTAAAAGTGGTGACGAAGGAATTGACGGAATAATCAAAGAGGACAGACTCGGATTGGATATTATTTATTTACAGGCAAAAAGATGGGAGTCGATTGTTGGCAGACCGGAAATACAGAAATTTGTTGGTGCCCTCGCTGGACAAGGGGCTAAAAAAGGTGTTTTCATAACGACCTCATCTTTCAGCAATGAAGCAAAGAACTATCGACCGATGAACGATACAAAAATCGTACTGATAGATGGTCAGCAACTCGCTGAACTGATGATAGATTATGACTTGGCAGTTTCGACAATCAAAAATTATTCTCTGAAAAAAATAGATAATGATTATTTCGATTCCGAATGA
- a CDS encoding class I fructose-bisphosphate aldolase, with product MSKIVELLGNEADGLLTHVAKVPKESLHLPGPDFVDRIFIPSDRNINVLRSLQTIFEHGRLAGSGYMSILPVDQGIEHSAGASFAPNPIYFDPENIVKLAIEGGCNAVASTFGVLGAVARKYAHKIPFILKLNHNELLTYPNKFDQVMFASIEDAYNLGAVAVGATIYFGSEESTRQIQEVSAAFKYAHELGMATILWCYTRNDAFKVKGDKDYHVSADLTGQANHLGVTIEADIIKQKAPENNGGYNAVNFGKTHPKVYSELTTDHPIDLTRYQVMNCYMGRMGLINSGGASGSNDFAEAARTAVINKRAGGMGLILGRKAFQKPLDEGIKLVNLVQDVYLDKTITIA from the coding sequence ATGAGTAAAATAGTTGAATTATTAGGAAATGAAGCCGACGGTCTCTTGACCCATGTGGCTAAGGTTCCAAAAGAGAGTCTGCACTTACCCGGTCCCGATTTTGTTGACAGGATATTTATCCCTTCAGACAGAAACATTAATGTATTGAGAAGCTTACAGACCATATTTGAGCATGGAAGACTTGCCGGCTCAGGCTACATGTCAATCCTTCCTGTTGATCAGGGTATCGAACACTCGGCTGGCGCATCATTTGCTCCAAATCCGATTTATTTCGATCCTGAAAACATCGTAAAGCTCGCAATCGAAGGCGGATGTAACGCAGTAGCTTCAACTTTCGGCGTTCTCGGTGCTGTTGCAAGAAAATATGCACACAAAATTCCTTTCATCCTCAAACTGAACCACAACGAACTCCTTACCTACCCGAACAAATTTGATCAGGTAATGTTCGCTTCTATTGAAGATGCCTACAACCTCGGCGCAGTTGCTGTTGGTGCCACTATCTACTTCGGTTCAGAAGAGAGCACCCGTCAGATCCAGGAAGTGTCGGCTGCATTCAAATATGCACACGAACTCGGAATGGCAACAATTCTCTGGTGCTACACAAGAAACGATGCTTTCAAAGTAAAAGGCGACAAAGATTATCATGTTTCCGCCGACCTTACAGGACAGGCAAACCACCTCGGCGTTACCATTGAAGCTGATATCATCAAACAAAAAGCCCCTGAAAACAATGGCGGTTATAATGCAGTCAACTTTGGCAAGACTCATCCCAAGGTTTATTCCGAACTTACAACCGACCACCCGATCGATCTTACCCGTTATCAGGTAATGAATTGTTACATGGGAAGAATGGGCTTGATTAACTCAGGCGGCGCTTCAGGAAGCAACGACTTCGCAGAAGCAGCGCGCACAGCAGTTATCAATAAAAGAGCCGGTGGAATGGGACTTATCCTCGGAAGAAAAGCCTTCCAGAAGCCACTCGATGAAGGTATCAAGCTGGTAAATCTTGTTCAGGATGTATATCTTGATAAAACCATCACTATCGCTTAA